From Candidatus Omnitrophota bacterium, one genomic window encodes:
- the amrS gene encoding AmmeMemoRadiSam system radical SAM enzyme, whose translation MDILARIEEIWSKRITRREFLHEAVRAGAMIAAASGAGIFPGKAALASVKERRGMREALYYETLPGGKVKCVLCPNNCVMGDGQRGFCRAREPENGKLYSLVYELICASHIDPIEKKPVFHMLPGSKAFSIATAGCNSRCKYCQNWGISQVPPEDTDNSILTCSSLVSNALAAGCDSIAYTYTEPVVFYEYVMDASRAAREGGLRNIIVTGGKICPEPLRAMCGVIDAANVDLKGFDREYLRSVCAQELDDILATLKMLRAKGVWLEITNLLVPGLNDNMADIRRMAKWIRDELGPDVPLHFSRFWPQYKLRYLNPTPVDTLRKARDIAREEGLFFVYIGNVPDPGAEDTICPGCGKTVIRRMGYKVLGNDVGSGRCKYCGTSISGIWK comes from the coding sequence ATGGACATTCTGGCCCGGATAGAGGAAATATGGTCAAAGAGGATCACCCGCAGGGAATTCCTCCACGAAGCCGTCAGGGCAGGAGCCATGATAGCCGCCGCGTCGGGAGCGGGGATATTTCCCGGTAAGGCCGCCCTTGCGTCCGTAAAGGAGAGAAGGGGGATGAGGGAGGCACTTTATTATGAGACCCTCCCGGGGGGAAAAGTAAAGTGTGTGCTCTGCCCGAATAATTGTGTGATGGGTGACGGGCAAAGAGGATTTTGCCGCGCGCGTGAACCTGAGAATGGTAAATTATACAGCCTTGTATATGAGCTGATCTGCGCCTCCCATATCGACCCCATTGAGAAAAAGCCTGTTTTCCATATGTTGCCCGGGAGCAAGGCCTTCTCTATCGCGACAGCCGGATGTAATTCGCGGTGTAAATACTGCCAGAACTGGGGCATTTCACAGGTCCCGCCCGAAGATACCGACAATTCCATCCTGACCTGTTCTTCCCTGGTCTCGAACGCGCTCGCGGCCGGGTGTGATTCCATAGCTTACACATATACCGAGCCCGTGGTCTTCTACGAATACGTCATGGATGCTTCCCGTGCCGCCAGGGAGGGAGGGCTACGCAACATCATCGTGACGGGCGGTAAAATATGCCCTGAGCCTTTGCGCGCGATGTGCGGCGTGATAGACGCGGCCAACGTGGACCTTAAAGGCTTTGACAGGGAATATCTCCGGAGCGTATGCGCGCAGGAGCTGGATGATATCCTCGCAACGCTGAAGATGCTCCGGGCAAAAGGTGTCTGGCTGGAGATAACGAACCTCCTGGTGCCCGGCCTTAATGATAATATGGCGGATATAAGGCGCATGGCAAAATGGATCAGGGACGAACTGGGCCCGGATGTCCCGCTCCATTTCTCCAGGTTCTGGCCGCAGTATAAGCTCAGGTACCTTAACCCTACACCGGTAGATACTTTGCGTAAGGCGAGGGATATAGCCAGGGAAGAAGGGCTTTTTTTCGTATACATCGGGAATGTGCCGGATCCTGGGGCGGAAGATACCATTTGCCCTGGATGCGGGAAGACCGTGATACGCCGCATGGGATACAAAGTGCTTGGCAACGATGTCGGGTCGGGAAGATGTAAGTATTGCGGGACGTCCATATCCGGCATCTGGAAGTGA
- a CDS encoding DUF4416 family protein: MGKIGRHKTVKLIASLIFGDEGMLALAEKALLRRYGPVRGDMSRMFPFDYTDYYEEELGGGLRRKLICFERNVDIASAPDIKIHTNRVEERLSRGGRRTVNIDPGYVTEAKLVLLTTKDYNHRIYVGKNIYAECTLHFRKGTFTPWPWTYPDYASGDLVGYFNLVREIYMREIRNNTRLP; this comes from the coding sequence TGATCTTTGGTGACGAAGGGATGCTCGCTCTCGCGGAGAAAGCCCTCCTCAGGCGTTACGGGCCTGTGCGCGGGGATATGTCCCGGATGTTCCCTTTTGATTACACCGATTATTATGAAGAGGAACTGGGTGGAGGCCTCAGGCGTAAATTAATATGTTTTGAGAGGAATGTGGATATCGCGTCCGCTCCGGATATAAAGATCCATACTAATCGCGTAGAGGAAAGGCTTAGCCGGGGGGGCAGACGCACGGTCAACATCGATCCGGGATATGTAACGGAAGCAAAGCTCGTACTCTTGACCACGAAAGATTATAACCACAGGATATATGTGGGAAAGAACATTTACGCTGAATGCACGTTGCACTTCCGGAAAGGGACTTTCACTCCATGGCCCTGGACATATCCCGATTACGCTTCCGGGGACCTTGTGGGATACTTTAACCTTGTCCGGGAGATTTATATGCGTGAGATCAGGAACAATACGCGGCTTCCGTGA